A genomic segment from Pseudomonas mendocina encodes:
- the tusC gene encoding sulfurtransferase complex subunit TusC → MNKSLLIISRQAPWSGPGAREALDIALAGGAFDLPIGMLFLDDGVFQLCAGQQPSRLQQKDLGANLQALPMFGVENLYASQRSLVERGLGDSELNLAIERLDDNALTALLNRYDQVITL, encoded by the coding sequence ATGAACAAGTCGCTCTTGATCATCAGCCGCCAGGCCCCATGGAGCGGCCCCGGCGCACGCGAGGCATTGGACATCGCCCTGGCTGGCGGCGCTTTCGATCTGCCCATTGGCATGCTGTTTCTCGATGACGGCGTCTTTCAGCTCTGCGCCGGGCAGCAACCTAGTCGACTGCAACAGAAAGACCTCGGCGCCAATCTGCAGGCACTCCCCATGTTCGGCGTAGAGAATCTGTACGCTAGCCAGCGCAGCCTGGTCGAACGCGGTCTTGGCGATAGCGAATTGAATCTGGCGATAGAGCGCCTCGACGACAACGCGCTGACCGCCCTCCTCAATCGTTACGACCAGGTGATCACCCTCTGA